From the Salminus brasiliensis chromosome 15, fSalBra1.hap2, whole genome shotgun sequence genome, the window atggtgctccatccagtacttttgggatgagttgagaagtTAGGGATGAGGAAATGGGGTTGTGATCCTTACTAACTCActgtgcaatcaaatcctcacagcaatgcggctccaaagtctagtagaaagccttctttcctggacagtagagacagttactccaacaaaagcaggagacgCCCTTTTAAagatccttgatttcagaagagagagtgaaagagtgggtgtcccaatacttttgtccatatagtgtatatatatcttGTTCTTCATATTGTATCCgagtttcatgatgaacggaccaatagaaatgctccaaaatgacctggagtaaaatctttttctattgacttccattgaaaggttttttcatcctcctgtaaagttgtttaTTATCATATAGCGATGATATACTCTACATAATACATAGGGCACCGATATCTGACCCCACATCCTACTTCTATAGTTCTGTAGAGACCGTGGCGCTCCATTCGGAGATTAGAGTAGGATTTCTAGCCGCCTCACCCCCGCATGAAGCTAACCATTAACTTACCGCAGCCTTTACTGTATCAATAAGGTAAAGTCCACTTATGTAGGGCTTCTCTGCAGTAAACTACAAGCACAGAGGCATAAATCTAGAAGACCAGCCTTCCACGATATAAAGGTCTTGTGATCTGGAGCCCGCGTACGTCTCCATACACTTGTAGTACGTTTGTTGTTGTTAGCTCAAAGGCTAGCATTTAAAATGTGGTGGAGAACCAGGAGAACCTGACGAGGAGCAGCAAGCATAAAAGGCCTTTATCCGTCGACTCCTGTTTACAATTTGCCTGTTGGGGCTGGTGCTGGAGGCTGACAAAAAAAGCGAGTCCGGCAAGCAGGAAGAACATTAACATAGCTGGCTGTAAACAGACCCTGCTGGTCATGGTTATTGGTGGTAAGGGACGCTCCAGAGTGACTGCTGGAGAATGTGTGCTGTGTGGGAAGGGAAGGAACATATAAGGGGTGATAGAGGGTgtgaaagaaccacttttggtactACTGAGAACCCTTTTCGCTTATAGAATACATATAGTCTCATACACAAGGtcaccttgtatcttcatttttgtcgtttttcatttttctccataatgtgaatctggctgaTCTTCTTTACATTTGATGAGAACTTCATgacgaacggaccaatagaaatgctccaaaatgacctggaataaaatattttcccattgacttccattgaaagttaggaaggttttttccctctcctgtaaagttgccattatAGAGCTGCGACAGCAGCAATACGTATGTTTAGACGTGTATAattgtttgtatatgtgtgtatgctcgagtttgtgtgtgtttgtgtgtgttctccaAACGCAAAAACAGCTCAGCATTGTCCGAGAGTGAGAGTAGGAGGGGTCAGTGGGCCGGTGAAGTGTTAGCAGTGGGGGGTCGAGAAACGGGATAGTTCTAGGAGCCCATAAATAACTGCCTTAGCTGTCTTCTGACCTGGCTGCCTTGCCCAAACTAGGCAGGCCCATGTGCGGCCTGAGTTACCCCCCTGTCCGATGACAGGCCGCTGGAAGGGGCAGGGGGTAAAAATAGTGTTCCAAGCaccagagaagagagaaaagagaagccggcagagaaacagatgccGGCGGGCACCTTGCAGCGCTAAAGTGGGACACCTCTCTGGAGTTTCGACACAGATTCGCAGCTCAAATCATTACCGAGCACTTTTTTAACCTCGGGAAAAACACATTCGCAGTCGTTTGATGGGCAGATTGACTCGCCGCTGCGCAGGCCTCAGTGATGAGTCAGCATATGCAGAGCACACAAACAAGTCATCTTGATCTATTTAGGCCTATTAATAGACCCATTTAACCCTTAGACTTCAAGTATACGGCCTCTATGTGGCCTACACTTCGGTTGCTCACTCTCTGGTTGCTAAACAGTCAATACATCTGATAAACCTGGCAGGTGGTTTGAAGGGAATTGCCCATCCCTGCATTAAACCCTACTATAGGTCGCACCCtgggcatgggctagaggggtatgaagccccccagcattgaggagctgtggagcagtggaagaactgtgttctctggaatgacggtggtggagctccatccagggtggtggtcatccagcacttgctccaaaatctagtagaaagccttcttccctggacagtagaggcagttactccaacagaagcaggatcagaaagagcagatgtcccaatacttttgccacaTAGCGTATAAGCTAGGAAGCGCAGCGCAGTAGAAAGGAGCAGCCTtgttttcacccaactctcactcattTACAGTtccctctgttttttttctcgGGGGCATGCAGATTCCGCAGTAGGGCGTAGGCCTCTCGCGTAGGCCCGCAGAAACTCTGTCAGCACTCAGGCCTCTCGCAGCTTTGTGCAGGCTTGTTTGCGGGAGAGCCGAGTGACAAGAAACAAAACTGGAAACCATTTCTTTGTttgtatatgtgagtgtgtgtgtgcgtgtgtgtgtatctgtgtgtgtgtgtgtgtgtgtttacacatgaCACCTCCTGGTGAGACCTTTCAGCAACCGCCCTTGCAAAGCAGCGCTCCATGACGTGTTGTCCTTTTGTGGCGGGAGCAGCACGGCATGCATGGAAAGTGGCTTTGCTTAGCACATAAATATCTGggcaagcaggttggaggtgtgtatgtatgtgtgtgtgtgtgtgtgtgtgtgtgtgtttatgtaaagcTCCATGTACTCGCCTCAATCCCACTTGTCACCTGCATGCGTCAGTCATGTGGCTCACGGCCTGCCCTGCTGTCAAGAACATCAGAGTAGACTGTGATCCAGGGTTGTCTGCCGCTGCCCCctggtggtaaaaaaaaagggtcACAGTTGTAAGAGCATAAAGAGCTCGGGAATAGCTGAATAATGGCGCATGCAAATGGAGCCTTTGAGTCAAAGCAAGTTGTGAGCATTTGCACAGAGAAACCATCCCACTGTACTTGCAGGCCAGGGTGTCAACCCCCCCCCGCCCTCTCGGAAGCTCCAATCTAAAAAGTAGGTGTTATTACATCACGCTCTTGTTTGAATGAGCCTTTCTGGAGGTCTTAACGGATGAATGGCAACTGTAGGGCAACCatcacactctgaggaaagcaccagactcctgtgctggccaacactgCTTTAAGAATGATGAGGGggcagagagcgccatctacccacctggagagcgcacagccaattgtgctctctctgactgtggccgctgatggcaaagtagcATGGCTCGGGAATTGAACTCGCGGCctctgggccatagtggtagcgcattaggcTGAGaagctgagccactctgagcccaagAAAGTGACCGAATGACTTGAATGACCTTCCTCCAGACTGTCAAGTGTCTAATTTGTGTTTCTTGCTCCACAGCGTGAGTGCATCTCCGTCCATGTTGGCCAGGCGGGTGTTCAAATGGGTAACACCTGCTGGGAGCTGTACTGTCTGGAGCACGGCATCCAGCCTGATGGTCAGATGCCCAGCCAGAAACCTGTAGGTGGCCATGACGACTCGTTCACCACCTTCTTCAGTGAGACCGGCGCTGGAAAATATGTACCTCGAGCCATCTTTGTGGACCTGGAGCCCACTGTCATAGGTAACCATGGTCTACCTTGATTCCCTCGTCGTATTTGCAGCAGTTCTTCAGGTATTGGCGTCCTATAGCTGAAATTGCATGactgtgtgtttcagatgaGGTGCGTACTGGTACCTACCGGCAGCTCTTCCACCCGGAGCAGTTGATCTCCGGCAAGGAGGATGCGGCCAATAACTACGCCCGAGGTCACTACACCATCGGCAAGGAGATCATAGACTCTGTGCTCGATCGCATCCGCAAACTGGTAAGACTAGCACTTATTTTACTTGAGTGTCGCAGTTTGAataagctggtgtcccaatacttctgtccatataacGTAGCTCTCTAGGACCAGGGTCGGAGACTATTTTGTCATGATATCATCTTTGTGACCTTTCCTGAACAGGCTGACCAGTGCACAGGACTGCAGGGCTTCCTGGTCTTCCACAGCTTTGGTGGAGGCACGGGGTCAGGATTCACCTCCCTCTTGATGGAGCGCCTGTCTGTCGACTTTGGCAAGAAGTCCAAGCTGGAGTTCGCCATCTACCCAGCACCACAGGTGTCCACGGCCGTGGTGGAGCCGTACAACTCCATCCTGACCACTCACACCACGTTGGAGCACTCAGACTGCGCCTTCATGGTGGACAACGAGGCCATCTACGACATCTGCAGGAGGAACCTGGACATCGAGCGCCCGTCCTACACTAACCTCAACCGGCTCATCAGCCAGATCGTGTCCTCCATCACGGCCTCTCTTCGCTTCGATGGTGCCCTGAACGTGGACCTGACCGAGTTCCAGACCAACCTGGTGCCGTATCCCAGGATCCACTTTCCGCTGGCCACGTATGCCCCTGTCATATCCGCCGAGAAGGCCTACCATGAGCAGCTGTCCGTGGCCGAGATCACCAACTCTTGCTTCGAGCCCAGCAACCAGATGGTGAAGTGCGACCCGCGTCACGGGAAGTACATGGCCTGCTGCCTGCTGTACCGGGGCGACGTGGTTCCCAAGGATGTCAACGTGGCCATCGCAGCCATCAAGACCAAGAGGAGCATCCAGTTCGTGGACTGGTGTCCCACCGGCTTCAAAGTGGGCATCAACTACCAGCCCCCGACGGTGGTGCCTGGAGGTGACCTGGCCAAGGTCCAGAGGGCTGTGTGCATGCTGAGCAACACCACGGCCATCGCCGAGGCTTGGGCCCGCCTGGACCACAAGTTTGACCTGATGTACGCCAAGCGGGCCTTCGTGCACTGGTATGTGGGGGAAGGCATGGAAGAAGGAGAGTTCTCCGAGGCCCGTGAAGACATGGCTGCCCTAGAGAAGGACTACGAAGAGGTGGGCATCGACTCCTttgaggaagatgaggagggGGAGGAGTTTTGAGAGTCTGAAGATGAAAGCAACCTCTGGTGAACATCTGAGCCAAATAAAATCCCTAATAAAAGGGTTAAGCTGTTAACGTCTCATCCCGCCAACATTACCAAAGGAAGCACAGTGTGCAGTCTCTCATTATCATCTACTTCctaaatgtgtgttttgttatttggtggtgttttattttttatttttaccagAAATGTCTAATTAGTgatagaaattaaataaaataaagctttcAGTTCTGTTTGACTGCTTGTTTTTTATTCTGTGGTATATCCTAAGCACATGATActgggagaggaagaggaaatgATGACTAAAGTGCAAACAAAGACCATAAGGGCTCCAGGTGGCTTCTGATTTGCTTTCAAGATAGTACCGAGAACTGTATGTGAAAGTATATTGTGTAAAAAAGTTACAGTGCAAGAGCAATAATATACTTAACGTAAACATAGCcaagtatataaataataaaaaataatataaataataataccatatataatgtaaataataataataataataatacttaaataaacaaataaagcacAGCCTTTCAATCATTTTTAACCCCTGGCAACAGCTTTCATATTATAAATAGacaaatatttataaatgtttatactcatacatttacagaaatgtatgtataataataCTTAAAATATTTTAGAAACATTTAAAGTATTAAAGAGTATAAAGAGTTGTTGCTGTTTTGTCACTTAATCACTTAATCActtaataaaacaatgtaaagtaCATTACTTTTGctatttttaaatgataaatcAAGATAAGAGTATTTTACACATATTACAAacttttaaagtacatttttataATCCAAGATATAAAGATATAAAGAATTTACAAACACCACCAGGTTTAAATTATAGATCGAGATATGTTAAACAATTTTAAAAcacattgttttttatttttcacattttaaaacaaGATATTATAAAATCTTTGTTTTACAAACCTTTAAAgcctaatgtttttttatatttttgcatTGTAAATCATTATGAACAtcatttaataaaacaatgtaaagtaCATAACTTATGCTATTTAATTATAAATCAAGATATGTAGCTAATTTGAACATACTTTGGTCctgatatatttaaatataaagcaAGATATGAGGGTTACTTAAAAGCAATGTTAAGTGCATTATGTTTtgctatttttaaattataaacCAAGATTTTAAAGTACATGATTCTTACTATTTTGAAA encodes:
- the tuba8l2 gene encoding tubulin, alpha 8 like 2, whose protein sequence is MRECISVHVGQAGVQMGNTCWELYCLEHGIQPDGQMPSQKPVGGHDDSFTTFFSETGAGKYVPRAIFVDLEPTVIDEVRTGTYRQLFHPEQLISGKEDAANNYARGHYTIGKEIIDSVLDRIRKLADQCTGLQGFLVFHSFGGGTGSGFTSLLMERLSVDFGKKSKLEFAIYPAPQVSTAVVEPYNSILTTHTTLEHSDCAFMVDNEAIYDICRRNLDIERPSYTNLNRLISQIVSSITASLRFDGALNVDLTEFQTNLVPYPRIHFPLATYAPVISAEKAYHEQLSVAEITNSCFEPSNQMVKCDPRHGKYMACCLLYRGDVVPKDVNVAIAAIKTKRSIQFVDWCPTGFKVGINYQPPTVVPGGDLAKVQRAVCMLSNTTAIAEAWARLDHKFDLMYAKRAFVHWYVGEGMEEGEFSEAREDMAALEKDYEEVGIDSFEEDEEGEEF